A single region of the Balaenoptera ricei isolate mBalRic1 chromosome 12, mBalRic1.hap2, whole genome shotgun sequence genome encodes:
- the LOC132376427 gene encoding uncharacterized protein LOC132376427 — protein sequence MHYTPSCTTLHPALHLTRHYHLRDTTLHAALPTTLHYLRPYTTLYPALPSTQLYPPPCTTLHPAQLSIRHYPPPGTTLHPAQPSTRHNSPSGTTLHPVQPSTMHYTPSCTTLHPAQPSTRHNSPSGTTLHLALPSTLHYPPPGTTLQAALPSTHHYPAPCTILHPAQPSTLHYTPPCTSLYRALPSTLHKPPPCTTLNPALPSTQHYPTPCTNLHPPQPSTGHLPPSCTTVHPALPSTVHYPPHCTTLHPAKPSTLQNPPPGTTLHATLPSTRHSPPNGTTLHATLASTLHNPPPGITRHWALPSTRHYPPPCTTLHLAQLSIRHYLPPGTTLHPALAFTLHYLPPCTTLHPAQPSTRHNPPRCTTRHQTQPSKQHYPPHGTTLHPAQPSTQHNTPPGTTLHPALPSTRNKPPPCTTLHPALPSTRHYPPHCTTHHCALPSTLHYSLPCTTFHAELPSTLHNPPPGTTIHPALPSTWHYPPSCTTIYPALPSTLHYPPHGTTLHVALHSTLHYPPPCTILHHTKPSTLHYPPPCTTLYTALPSTLHYPPPGTTLQPAQPSTWHNPPRGTTLHPAQPSTRHNSPSGTTFTRHYPPPCTTLHPAQLSIRHYPPPGTTLHPALPSTRHNSPSGTTFTRHYLPPCTTLHLALPSILHYPLPCTTFHPVQPSTRHNPPPLHSTLYYPPPGTILYPAEPHTRHNPPPGTTLHAALPSTLQNPPPGTTLHPALPSPGTSLHPA from the exons ATGCACTACACTCCATCCTGCACTACCCTCCACCCTGCACTACACTTAACCAGGCACTACCATCTACGCGACACTACCCTCCACGCGGCACTACCCACCACCCTGCACTACCTTCGACCCTACACTACTCTCTACCCTGCACTACCCTCCACGCAGCTTTACCCTCCACCCTGCACAACCCTCCACCCGGCACAACTCTCCATCCGGCACTACCCTCCACCTGGCACTACCCTCCACCCGGCACAACCTTCCACCCGGCACAACTCTCCATCCGGCACTACCCTCCACCCGGTACAACCCTCCACCATGCACTACACTCCATCCTGCACTACCCTCCACCCTGCACAACCCTCCACCCGGCACAACTCTCCATCCGGCACTACCCTCCACCTGGCACTACCCTCCACCCTGCACTACCCTCCACCCGGCACAACCCTCCAGGCGGCACTACCCTCCACGCATCACTACCCTGCACCCTGCACAATCCTCCACCCTGCACAACCCTCCACCCTGCACTACACTCCACCATGTACTAGCCTCTACCGGGCACTACCCTCCACCCTGCACAAACCTCCACCCTGCACTACCCTCAATCCAGCACTACCCTCCACGCAACACTACCCTACACCCTGCACAAACCTCCACCCGCCACAACCTTCCACCGGGCACTTACCTCCAAGTTGCACTACCGTCCACCCTGCACTACCCTCCACCGTGCACTACCCTCCACACTGTACTACCCTCCACCCGGCAAAACCCTCCACCCTACAAAACCCTCCACCCGGCACAACCCTCCACGCTACACTGCCCTCCACCCGGCACAGCCCTCCAAACGGCACTACCCTCCACGCGACACTAGCCTCCACCCTGCACAACCCTCCACCCGGCATAACCCGCCACTGGGCACTACCCTCCACACGGCACTACCCTCCACCCTGCACAACACTCCACCTGGCACAACTCTCCATCCGGCACTACCTTCCCCCTGGCACTACCCTCCACCCTGCACTAGCCTTTACCCTGCACTACCTTCCACCCTGCACAACCCTCCACCCAGCACAACCATCCACCCGGCACAACCCTCCACGCTGCACTACCCGCCATCAGACACAACCCTCCAAACAGCACTACCCTCCACACGGCACTACCCTCCACCCTGCACAACCTTCCACCCAGCACAACACTCCACCCGGCACAACTCTCCATCCGGCACTACCCTCCACCCGGAACAAACCTCCACCCTGCACTACACTCCACCCGGCACTACCCTCTACGCGGCACTACCCTCCACACTGCACTACCCACCACTGTGCACTACCTTCCACCCTACACTACTCTCTACCCTGCACTACCTTCCACGCAGAATTACCCTCCACCCTGCACAACCCTCCACCCGGCACAACTATCCATCCGGCACTACCCTCCACCTGGCACTACCCTCCATCCTGCACTACCATTTACCCTGCACTACCCTCCACCCTGCACTACCCTCCACACGGCACAACCCTCCACGTGGCACTACACTCCACGCTTCACTACCCTCCACCCTGCACAATCCTCCACCATACAAAACCCTCCACCCTGCACTACCCTCCACCCTGTACTACCCTCTACACTGCACTACCCTCTACCCTGCACTACCCTCCACCCGGCACAACCCTCCAGCCAGCACAACCCTCCACATGGCACAACCCTCCACGCGGCACTACCCTCCACCCTGCACAACCCTCCACCCGGCACAACTCTCCATCCGGCACTACCTTCACCAGGCACTACCCTCCACCCTGCACTACCCTCCACCCGGCACAACTCTCCATCCGGCACTACCCTCCACCTGGCACTACCCTCCACCCTGCACTACCCTCCACCCGGCACAACTCTCCATCCGGCACAACCTTCACCAGGCACTACCTTCCACCCTGCACAACCCTCCACCTGGCACTACCCTCCATCCTGCACTACCCTTTACCCTGCACTACCTTCCACCCGGTACAACCCTCCACCCGGCACAACCCTCCACCCT TACACTCCACCCTGTACTACCCTCCACCCGGCACAATCCTCTACCCGGCAGAACCCCACACCCGGCACAACCCTCCTCCCGGCACAACCCTCCACGCTGCACTACCCTCCACGCTGCAAAACCCTCCACCCGGCACAACTCTCCATCCGGCACTACCTTCACCAGGCACTAGCCTCCACCCGGCATAG